The Rhodothermales bacterium genome includes a window with the following:
- a CDS encoding HAD hydrolase-like protein: MDVFPSVTCVLFDMDGVLVDVSRSYRSAVAQTAEHFTGQVVEPHVIQEYKNRGGFNDDWELTHAIIRETGVEVRLDDVVREFQIRYRGSAWNGLIADETPLVPHSLLEGLAITGIDIGVVTGRPAEEALWTIEHLEWSRFFKVVIAREQQGERPKPDGYPLTRALEQLREFSRDHLPGESAYVGDTIDDMQAATNAGVIPVGFVPPYLETGAHSELLRSHGARFVVSSHEALALLVGLV; this comes from the coding sequence ATGGACGTTTTCCCTTCAGTTACGTGCGTGCTTTTCGACATGGACGGAGTGCTCGTCGACGTGTCGCGATCGTACCGTTCTGCTGTTGCGCAGACCGCCGAGCACTTTACCGGTCAGGTTGTCGAGCCGCACGTGATACAGGAATACAAGAACCGCGGTGGTTTCAACGATGATTGGGAACTGACGCACGCGATCATTCGCGAAACAGGCGTTGAGGTTCGCCTCGACGACGTCGTACGCGAGTTTCAGATACGGTATCGCGGATCCGCGTGGAATGGACTGATCGCCGACGAGACCCCGCTGGTGCCGCATTCGCTCCTCGAAGGTCTCGCGATCACCGGCATCGACATCGGCGTCGTAACCGGGCGTCCCGCTGAGGAAGCCCTGTGGACGATCGAACACTTAGAGTGGTCGCGCTTCTTCAAAGTCGTCATCGCGCGAGAGCAGCAGGGAGAGAGACCCAAACCGGACGGTTACCCACTTACCAGAGCACTGGAGCAGCTACGAGAATTCTCCAGAGATCATCTACCCGGGGAATCGGCCTACGTCGGTGACACTATCGACGACATGCAGGCCGCAACAAACGCCGGGGTCATACCCGTGGGTTTCGTTCCCCCCTATCTGGAGACCGGCGCGCATAGCGAGCTGCTCCGCAGCCATGGCGCGCGATTCGTCGTCTCCAGTCACGAGGCGCTGGCTCTACTGGTCGGATTGGTTTAG